A window of Metabacillus sp. B2-18 contains these coding sequences:
- a CDS encoding general stress protein: protein MKTYIVENGVQASEKILTLQAEGYDKEHIYLFAHDENRSKHLTEHTNTKGIGLKEEGIFDKMANIFVSRGEQIRTRMTSIGLSQHKAMELEEELDEGKVVIVAQ, encoded by the coding sequence ATGAAAACATATATTGTTGAAAATGGTGTACAAGCTTCTGAGAAGATTCTCACTTTACAAGCGGAAGGTTATGACAAGGAGCACATTTATTTATTTGCACATGACGAAAATCGCTCCAAGCATTTAACAGAACATACAAACACAAAAGGTATTGGATTAAAAGAAGAAGGTATCTTTGATAAAATGGCAAATATCTTTGTATCTCGTGGTGAACAAATTCGCACCCGAATGACCTCTATAGGTCTTTCACAACATAAAGCAATGGAACTAGAAGAAGAATTAGACGAAGGAAAAGTCGTCATTGTGGCACAATGA
- the galE gene encoding UDP-glucose 4-epimerase GalE, producing the protein MAILVCGGAGYIGSHAVSELLDRKEEVVVVDNLQKGHLPAVLEGATFYNGDLKDEEFLKNVFKEQEIEAVIHFAADSLVGESVEKPLQYYENNVYGTMCLLKVMTEFNVKKIVFSSTAATYGEAENIPIVENDPTVPTNPYGETKLAVEKMLKWSEQAYGLKYVVLRYFNVAGAHMEGKLGEDHDPETHLIPIILQVALGNREKMMIFGDDYQTEDGTCIRDYIHVTDLADAHILAIEKLRKDNTSATYNLGNGNGFSVKQVIETARTVTGHPIPAEVAPRRAGDPAVLIASSEKAINELGWKPQYADLHTIIESAWNWFQKHPEGYQK; encoded by the coding sequence ATGGCAATCTTAGTATGTGGTGGAGCAGGCTACATTGGAAGTCACGCAGTATCAGAGCTTTTAGATCGAAAAGAAGAGGTAGTTGTTGTTGATAATCTTCAAAAAGGACATCTTCCGGCTGTTTTAGAGGGTGCAACTTTTTACAATGGTGATTTAAAAGATGAAGAGTTTTTAAAAAATGTGTTCAAAGAACAGGAAATTGAAGCTGTTATTCATTTCGCTGCTGACTCATTAGTAGGAGAAAGTGTTGAAAAACCTCTTCAATACTATGAAAACAATGTATATGGAACAATGTGTCTACTAAAAGTGATGACAGAATTTAACGTAAAGAAAATTGTCTTTTCTTCAACAGCTGCAACATATGGCGAAGCAGAGAATATCCCAATTGTTGAAAATGACCCAACTGTTCCAACAAACCCTTATGGAGAAACAAAGCTTGCCGTTGAAAAAATGCTGAAATGGAGTGAGCAGGCTTACGGGTTAAAATATGTAGTTCTTCGTTATTTCAACGTAGCTGGTGCTCATATGGAAGGAAAGCTTGGCGAAGATCATGATCCTGAAACACATTTAATTCCGATTATTTTACAAGTGGCTTTAGGCAACCGTGAGAAAATGATGATCTTTGGTGATGATTACCAAACAGAAGATGGAACATGTATCCGCGATTATATACACGTGACGGACCTAGCTGATGCACATATTTTAGCAATTGAAAAGCTGCGTAAGGACAACACAAGTGCAACGTATAACCTCGGTAATGGAAATGGATTTTCAGTTAAACAGGTAATCGAGACAGCAAGAACTGTAACAGGTCATCCTATTCCTGCAGAGGTAGCACCACGCCGAGCAGGTGATCCGGCTGTTTTAATCGCCTCATCTGAAAAAGCAATCAATGAATTAGGCTGGAAGCCGCAATATGCAGATCTTCACACGATTATTGAAAGTGCTTGGAATTGGTTTCAAAAACATCCAGAGGGCTATCAAAAATAA
- the galT gene encoding UDP-glucose--hexose-1-phosphate uridylyltransferase: MHIDLEIERLLQFALQKQLITKWDVDLSRNKILEVLKLSDFKLVEVPEEQLNSPVLILENILNWAAETGLLQENTVTYRDLLDTKIMGCLVPSQGEMIRRFNEQVDQHGPKKATEFFYQFSQDVHYIRTDRIAKNEKWLVNTEYGDLQMTINLSKPEKDPVAIAAARHMQKSEYPSCLLCKENVGYAGRLDHPARQNHRIIPVTLRNEQWFLQFSPYVYYNEHAIVFSGEHKPMKISGETFKKLLHFVEQYPHYFLGSNADLPIVGGSILSHDHFQGGHHTFPMEVAEKLHSFTLSKYPSIELGIVKWPMTVLRLQGKNQDELVEAAEDILQQWKNYSDETVDVLAFTEETPHNTITPIARRRGDLFELDLVLRNNRTNEEHPFGIFHPHQEVHHIKKENIGLIEVMGLAVLPGRLLDELKKLAEWLPDKDGLAKIEQDEEINKHYEWAQKVKTNLPDINQDNAYQLLLEEVGHVFATILEHAGVFKQDESGQQAFHRFVQHLQAQLT, translated from the coding sequence ATCCACATCGATTTAGAAATAGAAAGATTGCTACAGTTTGCTCTTCAAAAGCAACTGATTACAAAATGGGACGTTGATTTATCTCGAAACAAAATTTTGGAGGTGCTGAAGCTTTCTGATTTCAAGCTTGTCGAGGTACCAGAAGAACAGCTGAATTCTCCCGTTTTAATTTTAGAAAATATTTTAAATTGGGCCGCTGAAACGGGACTTCTTCAGGAAAACACAGTCACATACCGTGATCTATTAGATACAAAGATTATGGGCTGCCTCGTCCCGTCTCAAGGTGAAATGATTCGAAGATTTAATGAACAAGTAGATCAGCATGGACCGAAAAAAGCTACAGAGTTTTTTTATCAATTCTCTCAGGATGTTCACTATATCCGTACAGATAGAATTGCTAAGAACGAGAAATGGCTTGTGAACACAGAGTATGGTGATTTGCAAATGACCATCAACTTATCTAAGCCTGAAAAAGACCCAGTGGCGATCGCTGCTGCCCGTCATATGCAAAAAAGCGAATATCCATCATGCTTGCTTTGTAAAGAAAATGTTGGCTATGCGGGAAGACTAGATCATCCAGCCCGACAAAATCACCGTATTATTCCTGTTACATTAAGGAATGAGCAATGGTTTCTTCAATTTTCGCCATATGTTTATTACAATGAGCATGCGATCGTCTTTTCTGGTGAACATAAGCCGATGAAAATTTCCGGGGAAACATTTAAAAAGCTACTTCACTTTGTTGAACAATATCCACATTATTTCCTTGGTTCGAACGCTGATTTACCTATCGTTGGTGGCTCTATTTTAAGTCATGACCACTTCCAGGGAGGTCATCATACTTTCCCAATGGAGGTAGCAGAAAAGCTACATTCATTTACGCTGAGTAAGTATCCTTCCATTGAATTGGGAATCGTGAAATGGCCAATGACTGTTTTAAGATTACAAGGGAAAAATCAAGATGAGCTTGTAGAAGCGGCAGAAGATATTTTACAGCAATGGAAAAACTACAGCGATGAAACTGTGGATGTTTTAGCGTTTACAGAAGAAACACCACACAACACGATTACACCGATTGCACGAAGAAGAGGCGATCTATTTGAGCTTGATTTAGTGCTTAGAAACAACAGAACAAATGAAGAGCATCCTTTCGGCATTTTCCATCCTCATCAAGAGGTTCATCATATCAAAAAGGAAAACATCGGTCTTATTGAAGTGATGGGATTAGCTGTTTTACCTGGAAGGTTGTTAGATGAATTAAAAAAGCTTGCTGAATGGTTACCGGATAAAGATGGCCTCGCTAAAATTGAGCAAGATGAAGAGATTAACAAACATTACGAATGGGCTCAAAAGGTAAAAACGAATTTACCAGATATCAATCAAGACAATGCCTATCAACTTCTACTTGAAGAAGTTGGCCATGTTTTTGCAACGATTTTAGAGCATGCGGGTGTGTTCAAACAAGATGAATCTGGTCAACAAGCATTTCATCGTTTTGTTCAGCATTTACAAGCACAATTAACATAA